In the genome of Coraliomargarita algicola, one region contains:
- a CDS encoding AMP-binding protein → MSFRKIVDIDEAAFNQQPKLESHLAYESFIALARHPSRELIVDRTLQRRSMKSGFLLAVSYVLSRRIAAWTSKPRVGIVFPPGLGGYIANLAVVFAGKVPVNLNFTLGAASAEACMRQADVDCLLTTKQVQIKMPLFPWPETGVVDLVDELKGLPKAKTLALLSSVYLCPAKILAKLLKIPAKGGEREAGLLFTSGSSGDPKGVVLTHRNVLGNCAQIDASGLLPTTEKIIASLPIFHSFGFTVTLWYPLLRGCGVVTLPSPLETKKIADAIEAETATILIATPTFLKPYLKRVDPQKLATLRYVVAGAEKTPAGFADAWEARFGGLYLEGYGLTETSPVVSVNLPSVPVGVEYFGNSQEGSRCGSVGRLLPGHAARILNPDTMEPMDTSSVGLLSLRGANVFGGYLEDPQRTAEVKDGDWFLTGDLARFDQDGFLYIEGRLSRFSKIAGEMVPHGTIEEVLVEAYDLLECEVPMLAIAGRPDDAKGEALVLIASEELELDLDDVRLKLSAAGLSNLWIPKELKQVEFIPTLVTGKLDLKAISLLAQQKAD, encoded by the coding sequence ATGAGTTTTAGAAAAATAGTCGATATTGATGAGGCCGCGTTTAATCAGCAGCCTAAACTTGAGAGCCATTTAGCATACGAGAGCTTTATTGCCTTGGCGCGTCATCCGAGTCGCGAGCTGATCGTGGATCGCACGCTGCAGCGGCGTTCTATGAAGAGCGGGTTTCTGCTCGCAGTTTCCTATGTTTTGTCGCGTCGCATCGCGGCGTGGACTTCAAAACCGCGAGTCGGCATCGTATTTCCACCAGGTCTGGGTGGCTATATTGCGAATCTCGCCGTCGTCTTTGCAGGCAAGGTGCCGGTCAATTTGAACTTCACGCTCGGAGCGGCGAGTGCTGAGGCTTGTATGCGTCAGGCAGATGTCGATTGCTTGCTCACGACGAAGCAGGTGCAGATCAAGATGCCATTGTTTCCTTGGCCGGAAACGGGTGTGGTAGATTTAGTCGATGAACTGAAAGGCCTGCCAAAGGCAAAAACACTGGCGCTGCTCAGTTCTGTTTATCTATGTCCTGCCAAAATACTGGCGAAGTTACTTAAGATTCCAGCTAAGGGCGGGGAGCGTGAGGCTGGACTACTTTTTACCAGTGGCAGCTCTGGGGACCCAAAAGGTGTCGTGCTCACGCACCGTAACGTTTTAGGGAATTGTGCTCAAATCGATGCGTCGGGACTATTGCCGACTACTGAAAAGATCATCGCAAGCTTGCCTATCTTTCATAGCTTCGGTTTTACGGTGACGCTCTGGTATCCACTGCTGCGTGGCTGTGGTGTCGTGACATTGCCCAGTCCGTTGGAAACTAAAAAAATCGCGGATGCAATCGAGGCGGAGACAGCGACGATCTTGATCGCGACCCCGACATTTTTGAAGCCGTATCTCAAGCGGGTGGACCCGCAGAAATTGGCTACCCTCAGATATGTGGTTGCCGGTGCGGAGAAGACGCCGGCTGGCTTTGCCGATGCATGGGAAGCTCGCTTTGGTGGTTTATACCTAGAAGGCTATGGCCTGACGGAAACCTCACCCGTGGTGAGCGTCAACTTGCCGTCGGTTCCCGTTGGAGTCGAGTATTTCGGAAATTCTCAGGAGGGCAGTCGCTGTGGATCAGTCGGGCGTTTATTGCCTGGGCACGCGGCGCGTATTCTAAATCCGGATACGATGGAGCCGATGGATACTAGTTCCGTAGGCTTGTTGTCCTTGCGTGGGGCTAATGTGTTTGGCGGTTATTTGGAAGATCCGCAGCGTACGGCAGAAGTTAAGGACGGGGATTGGTTTCTGACCGGCGACCTCGCTCGATTTGATCAGGACGGCTTTTTGTATATCGAAGGGCGACTTTCACGTTTCTCGAAAATTGCTGGAGAAATGGTTCCGCATGGTACCATTGAGGAAGTGCTGGTCGAGGCGTATGATTTATTGGAATGCGAAGTGCCGATGTTGGCGATCGCGGGGCGACCCGACGATGCCAAGGGGGAGGCTTTGGTTTTAATTGCCTCTGAAGAGTTGGAACTAGATTTGGATGACGTTCGCCTAAAGTTGAGCGCTGCTGGACTATCGAATTTATGGATTCCTAAAGAGCTGAAGCAGGTCGAGTTTATTCCAACACTGGTGACGGGAAAACTGGATCTCAAAGCAATTAGTTTGCTGGCTCAGCAGAAAGCTGATTAG
- a CDS encoding PA2169 family four-helix-bundle protein yields the protein MSTKSTLKRELERLVIHANDSVKGYEKAAERVQNEDANLALCFREIESARRAHVNAINSRLECIGEEEQSRGSLEGSVHRALISVKDMFTSSDNTESVIDEAVRGEQKLLDYIDDTFDDVDVMDGETVRVINGLKTSIQQATERLQAKARAA from the coding sequence ATGAGCACAAAAAGCACACTGAAAAGAGAACTCGAACGTTTAGTCATTCATGCCAACGATTCGGTGAAAGGTTACGAAAAAGCAGCTGAGCGCGTGCAAAATGAGGATGCAAATTTAGCACTATGCTTTCGCGAAATTGAAAGCGCTCGCCGTGCACATGTGAATGCGATTAATTCCCGTCTCGAATGTATCGGTGAAGAAGAGCAATCGCGTGGCTCATTGGAAGGAAGCGTGCACAGAGCACTGATTAGTGTGAAGGACATGTTTACCTCCAGTGACAACACTGAGTCTGTAATCGATGAAGCAGTTCGAGGCGAGCAGAAGTTGCTCGATTATATTGACGACACGTTTGATGATGTGGATGTCATGGACGGGGAGACTGTTCGCGTGATCAATGGTCTGAAAACTAGCATCCAGCAAGCCACTGAGCGCCTGCAAGCGAAGGCGCGAGCCGCATAA
- a CDS encoding glycosyltransferase codes for MRPEYSIIIPAYNEAAELPATLTAIRKAMQATAIAGECIVVDNNSSDETHRVALAHGADRVVYEPINQIARARNAGAAQSRGQMLIFIDADTRIAPPLLTEALRRLETSPCVGGGSTIKFEGEVSRIGRFGIALWERISKLTRTAAGSFLFCRRDAFDAVGGYDQSLYASEEVRFSRQLKKWGKAQGLHFTILSHAPAYTSARKLKWSPARKFSAGSHLWS; via the coding sequence ATGCGCCCCGAATATTCCATCATTATTCCCGCCTACAACGAAGCGGCCGAACTACCAGCCACGCTCACAGCCATCCGCAAAGCCATGCAGGCCACAGCGATCGCGGGCGAATGCATCGTCGTAGACAACAACTCCAGCGACGAGACCCACCGCGTAGCCCTCGCCCATGGCGCCGACCGAGTCGTATACGAGCCGATCAACCAAATCGCACGCGCTCGCAACGCAGGGGCCGCCCAAAGCCGGGGCCAAATGCTCATCTTTATCGACGCCGACACACGGATCGCCCCACCGCTACTCACAGAAGCCCTACGCAGACTAGAAACCTCCCCCTGTGTCGGTGGTGGCTCCACCATAAAATTCGAAGGCGAAGTCAGCCGCATTGGCCGCTTCGGCATAGCACTGTGGGAACGCATTTCAAAACTCACCCGCACAGCCGCAGGCAGTTTTCTCTTCTGCCGCCGTGATGCATTCGACGCCGTAGGCGGCTATGATCAAAGCCTCTACGCCAGCGAAGAAGTCCGTTTCTCACGCCAACTTAAGAAATGGGGTAAGGCTCAAGGGCTCCATTTCACCATTCTAAGCCACGCGCCCGCATACACCTCCGCCCGCAAATTGAAATGGTCTCCGGCCCGCAAATTCTCGGCTGGGTCGCACTTATGGTCCTGA
- a CDS encoding protein-disulfide reductase DsbD family protein, producing MSQNILRLCFSLFIWMFSSAHAAPVEAEHTTVELISETDTIVPGESFDLALRFKIEPHWHIYWENPGASGLATTIDWTLPEGIEAGEIQWPVPERISMADMVNYGYEDEAVLIVSMQAAEGLQLGERLTLQAELFWLICKEACLPGDAQVAIELLVAEQAVPSAESAAFAAARDLQAQPVAPWAVTAHLAEEQLVLSLEGSEIPEDLYFYAQTEGQIDPSGLQTLSYPAANRAELRLPLDVPFFDAQPEVMRGILQSSAGSWQIAATISEQAPTGAPATQQVVDLAEADSSGALGFEQRLLALGLPGFLALSFLGGLILNIMPCVLPVLSLKVFSLLKHAGQTRADALRHGLAYTIGVVLSFLVLAGVLFALRAVGERIGWGFQLQSPGFVVFLAAVFFLFGLNLMGVFELGGKLVGADANVAKRNDVYGSFGMGILAAVVGAPCMGPLVAGVSGLAVQASMGTGLLIFGTMGLGLASPFLLLSVFPKLVAFLPKPGLWMESFKQGMGFLLMAAVLFLALVAGRQGGVDAIFILLVIMLACGVAAWIFGRWGAAFRSKRAQWISKLLALALVFGSLAWGIPATKAAYASYGENTAAADASGQWGPWSAEKVDALLAEGKPVFVDFTASWCLICQVNKKVALRTDATAALFEAEGIVALEADWTRYDPAITDALESFGRSGVPLYLLYSPDGEVTVLPQSLTNGVVRDAVEQAL from the coding sequence ATGTCACAAAACATACTGCGACTTTGCTTTTCTCTTTTTATCTGGATGTTCTCGAGCGCGCATGCGGCGCCGGTGGAGGCGGAGCACACCACGGTAGAGCTGATCTCGGAAACGGACACCATCGTGCCCGGTGAGTCTTTCGATCTGGCACTGCGTTTTAAGATCGAGCCGCACTGGCATATTTATTGGGAAAATCCAGGTGCCAGTGGTTTGGCGACGACAATTGATTGGACACTGCCGGAGGGCATTGAGGCTGGGGAGATTCAATGGCCTGTACCAGAGCGCATTTCGATGGCGGATATGGTAAATTACGGTTACGAGGATGAGGCGGTGCTGATTGTTTCGATGCAGGCTGCTGAGGGCTTACAGTTGGGCGAGCGCCTGACGTTGCAGGCGGAGCTCTTTTGGTTGATTTGTAAGGAGGCCTGTTTGCCGGGCGATGCGCAGGTGGCCATCGAGTTGTTGGTCGCCGAGCAGGCGGTGCCGAGCGCAGAAAGTGCCGCTTTTGCAGCTGCGCGTGATCTACAGGCGCAGCCAGTCGCGCCGTGGGCGGTCACGGCTCATCTTGCTGAGGAGCAATTGGTATTATCTCTGGAAGGGAGTGAAATTCCAGAGGATCTTTATTTTTATGCGCAAACCGAGGGGCAAATTGACCCGAGTGGCCTGCAAACTTTGAGCTATCCCGCGGCCAATCGTGCCGAACTTCGCTTGCCCTTGGATGTGCCTTTCTTTGATGCGCAGCCAGAGGTGATGCGTGGGATCTTGCAGTCGAGTGCGGGCTCATGGCAGATTGCGGCTACGATTTCCGAGCAAGCGCCTACGGGGGCTCCTGCAACTCAGCAGGTGGTGGACCTTGCGGAGGCGGATTCGTCGGGAGCGCTTGGTTTCGAGCAGCGCTTGTTGGCGCTGGGGCTGCCAGGCTTCTTGGCCTTGTCCTTTCTTGGGGGGCTGATTTTGAATATTATGCCCTGCGTCTTGCCGGTGCTGTCACTCAAAGTGTTTTCTCTGCTCAAGCACGCGGGACAGACGCGTGCGGATGCCTTGCGACATGGTCTGGCTTATACGATTGGTGTGGTGCTGAGCTTCTTGGTGTTGGCTGGGGTCTTATTTGCTTTGCGAGCGGTGGGTGAGCGTATCGGTTGGGGCTTTCAGCTGCAGAGTCCGGGCTTCGTAGTCTTCCTCGCGGCCGTCTTCTTTTTGTTTGGTCTGAATTTGATGGGAGTCTTTGAGCTCGGTGGCAAACTGGTGGGTGCGGATGCGAATGTGGCGAAGCGCAACGATGTGTATGGCTCCTTTGGCATGGGGATTTTGGCCGCTGTGGTGGGGGCGCCTTGCATGGGGCCCTTGGTCGCGGGCGTGAGTGGGCTGGCCGTGCAGGCGAGCATGGGCACAGGCTTATTGATTTTTGGCACTATGGGCTTAGGGCTGGCATCGCCGTTTTTGCTACTTTCGGTTTTCCCTAAACTGGTGGCCTTTTTGCCTAAGCCAGGTCTTTGGATGGAGTCTTTTAAGCAAGGCATGGGCTTTTTGTTGATGGCGGCAGTGTTGTTTCTCGCTTTAGTCGCGGGGCGGCAAGGCGGAGTGGATGCCATCTTTATATTGCTGGTTATCATGTTGGCCTGTGGCGTGGCGGCTTGGATTTTTGGCCGCTGGGGGGCTGCTTTTCGTTCGAAGCGTGCGCAGTGGATTTCGAAGCTGCTGGCGCTGGCGTTGGTGTTTGGCTCGCTTGCTTGGGGGATCCCCGCAACGAAGGCCGCCTACGCGAGCTATGGTGAAAATACAGCAGCAGCGGATGCCTCGGGGCAGTGGGGCCCATGGTCGGCAGAGAAAGTGGATGCGCTGCTGGCTGAGGGGAAACCTGTGTTTGTGGATTTCACTGCCAGCTGGTGTTTGATTTGCCAGGTCAATAAGAAGGTGGCCCTGCGCACGGATGCCACTGCGGCCCTATTTGAAGCGGAGGGGATCGTCGCCTTGGAGGCGGATTGGACGCGCTATGATCCTGCGATTACAGATGCGCTAGAGAGCTTTGGGCGCTCTGGAGTGCCGCTGTATTTGCTGTATTCTCCGGATGGAGAGGTCACTGTGCTGCCCCAGAGTCTGACGAATGGCGTCGTGCGCGATGCAGTGGAGCAGGCGCTGTAG
- a CDS encoding PAS domain-containing hybrid sensor histidine kinase/response regulator, with product MVDATQYWTMGLRYDREVWAEMFQPIVSKYLILGVFLIFLGIGVCVYFVLRERYITKLDAINQLNANILENAQVAVISTDPEGLVTSFNEFAQKLSGWEADDLVGQESAEIFFEPFELEARAQKMSEESGASVASDFEVFSAASLEAGRDVREWIFTRKDGSKIPVIAAVSVIRDANDEVSGYLLVVVDISEQKEVEGALLEAREHAEALVKMKSQFLANMSHEIRTPMNGVIGLANLLLTDDISMEQRKLVETLVRSADTLMIVINDILDFSKIEAGALALEEESFDLRESIDNTLTLFAADAEAHGVELINQTAPTIDYALWGDAHRVTQILSNLVGNAVKFTSDGGEIVLSAHSSRVSDDVIMVHFVVSDTGIGMDEESQKKIFQPFIQADASTTRKFGGTGLGLAITTQLVEMMNGTLRVESELDVGTKFSIDIPFSPDFKNVHNYSTILERNSFVGKRALVVDDNLTNLLVIQGQLSNLGFIVKTFEDPNNAYLEYVNQPDYDLLVLDYLMPEVDGLELARRLKGSRSGQKTKLVMLSSSQVVIDQEERSFAGIDAYLTKPISQRELHSVLNEQLVRGVVNASKKLNSAEEIRARLSKRLNGRVLRLILVDDNETNRMVMGLQFRTMGLDVVAVESAEELFKRMEKSVFDVILMDCNMPDMDGYEATELIRKREAEGVYAEHRVWVIAATAFAFEDDRDKCLAAGMDDYVSKPARLPELSQAIERAIDVQL from the coding sequence GTGGTGGATGCCACCCAGTATTGGACGATGGGCTTGCGCTATGATCGCGAAGTTTGGGCGGAAATGTTTCAGCCGATTGTTTCGAAATACTTAATTCTAGGAGTCTTCCTCATCTTTTTGGGGATTGGGGTGTGCGTGTATTTTGTGCTGCGAGAGCGCTACATTACGAAATTGGACGCAATTAACCAACTCAATGCGAATATCTTGGAGAATGCTCAGGTGGCTGTGATCTCGACGGATCCTGAGGGGCTGGTCACTTCGTTTAACGAGTTTGCGCAAAAGTTGTCTGGTTGGGAAGCGGATGACTTGGTGGGGCAGGAATCCGCTGAGATTTTCTTTGAGCCTTTTGAGCTGGAAGCACGTGCCCAGAAAATGAGTGAAGAGTCGGGTGCCTCGGTGGCGTCGGATTTTGAGGTGTTTTCTGCTGCGTCGTTAGAAGCTGGACGCGATGTGCGGGAGTGGATTTTTACCCGCAAGGATGGTAGCAAGATTCCAGTGATCGCAGCGGTGTCGGTGATCCGCGATGCGAATGATGAGGTGAGTGGCTATTTGTTGGTGGTGGTGGATATCAGTGAGCAGAAGGAGGTCGAGGGGGCTTTATTGGAAGCTCGTGAGCACGCGGAAGCTCTGGTCAAGATGAAGTCACAGTTTCTGGCAAATATGAGCCATGAGATCCGGACGCCGATGAATGGTGTGATCGGCTTGGCGAATTTATTGCTGACGGATGACATTAGCATGGAACAGCGCAAGCTAGTCGAGACCTTGGTGCGCAGTGCGGATACCTTGATGATCGTGATTAATGATATTCTTGATTTCTCCAAGATCGAGGCCGGGGCATTAGCTCTGGAGGAGGAGTCGTTTGATTTAAGAGAATCGATTGATAATACGCTAACGCTCTTTGCTGCGGACGCGGAGGCGCATGGTGTAGAGCTGATCAATCAGACGGCCCCTACGATCGATTATGCACTGTGGGGAGATGCGCACCGAGTGACTCAGATTTTATCCAACCTGGTGGGGAATGCGGTTAAGTTTACTTCGGATGGTGGGGAGATTGTGCTTTCGGCACATTCGAGCCGGGTTTCTGACGATGTGATCATGGTGCATTTTGTTGTCTCGGACACAGGGATTGGTATGGATGAGGAGTCGCAGAAGAAGATTTTTCAGCCTTTCATTCAGGCAGATGCCAGCACCACTCGCAAATTTGGTGGCACTGGCTTGGGCTTAGCGATTACGACGCAGTTGGTTGAGATGATGAATGGCACGCTTCGGGTGGAAAGCGAGTTGGATGTGGGCACGAAGTTCTCGATCGATATTCCCTTCTCGCCCGATTTTAAGAATGTGCACAATTACAGTACGATTTTGGAGCGGAACTCCTTTGTTGGTAAGCGTGCCTTAGTGGTGGATGATAATTTGACCAATCTGTTAGTGATTCAGGGGCAGCTTTCGAATTTGGGCTTTATTGTTAAAACTTTTGAGGATCCCAATAATGCTTATTTGGAGTATGTGAATCAGCCGGACTATGATTTGCTGGTCTTGGACTATTTAATGCCTGAAGTTGATGGCCTAGAGCTGGCTCGTCGTTTGAAGGGAAGTCGCTCGGGGCAAAAGACAAAATTGGTGATGTTGAGTTCGTCGCAGGTGGTGATTGATCAAGAGGAGCGTTCTTTTGCCGGGATTGATGCTTATCTGACCAAGCCGATTTCACAGCGTGAGCTGCATAGCGTGTTAAATGAGCAGCTAGTCCGGGGCGTGGTGAATGCCAGTAAAAAATTAAACTCAGCTGAGGAGATTCGTGCGCGCTTGAGCAAGCGACTCAATGGGCGTGTTTTACGCCTCATTTTAGTGGATGATAACGAGACCAATCGGATGGTGATGGGGCTTCAGTTTCGTACGATGGGGCTGGATGTGGTCGCGGTTGAGAGTGCTGAGGAACTGTTTAAGCGCATGGAGAAAAGTGTCTTTGATGTCATTCTGATGGACTGCAATATGCCTGACATGGATGGCTACGAAGCGACTGAATTGATTCGTAAGCGTGAAGCTGAGGGCGTGTACGCCGAGCATCGGGTCTGGGTCATCGCAGCCACTGCATTCGCTTTCGAGGACGACCGCGATAAATGCTTAGCTGCGGGAATGGATGATTACGTTTCCAAGCCCGCGCGCTTGCCAGAATTGTCGCAGGCGATTGAGCGCGCGATTGATGTGCAGCTGTAG
- a CDS encoding cache domain-containing protein: protein MGVVVVVLIACFIVFSFYRAERQKNVDQLLSENGDVLLFADELVRTYLGGVVEDLLVVSHSRSLRDYIEDPADAKRLRFLQDLRNLSLHKKEYAQLRYLDVNGQEQVRVDSGGQAVPVDKLQNKLSRYYFTEGMRVASGTIYISPVDLNMENGQVQLPRVPMIRFVLPIDDPERGRLGVMVLNFNARQLLERLRLMGNDAEANVELVNEAGYWLVHPDSAMEWGFMFPEGANLSMQKLHPACWQQMFGTVVGYGEGGGECSVLEAHTY, encoded by the coding sequence TTGGGCGTTGTCGTAGTGGTGTTGATTGCGTGCTTTATTGTGTTTAGTTTTTATCGGGCTGAACGACAGAAGAACGTGGATCAGTTGTTAAGTGAGAATGGGGACGTGCTTTTGTTTGCGGATGAGTTGGTGCGTACTTATTTGGGGGGCGTGGTTGAAGACTTGTTGGTGGTCAGTCATTCACGTTCTTTGCGCGATTATATTGAAGATCCAGCGGATGCGAAGCGATTGCGTTTTTTGCAGGATTTGAGAAATCTTTCGCTGCACAAGAAAGAGTATGCACAGTTACGCTACTTGGATGTGAATGGGCAGGAACAGGTTCGTGTGGATTCTGGTGGGCAGGCGGTGCCAGTCGATAAGCTTCAGAATAAGTTGAGCCGCTACTATTTTACTGAAGGTATGCGTGTGGCTTCTGGTACGATTTATATTTCTCCAGTTGATTTGAATATGGAGAATGGGCAGGTGCAGTTGCCGCGTGTGCCGATGATTCGTTTTGTGTTGCCGATTGATGATCCTGAGCGAGGGCGACTTGGGGTGATGGTGCTTAATTTTAATGCGCGGCAATTGTTGGAGCGTTTACGTTTAATGGGTAATGACGCCGAGGCGAATGTTGAACTTGTCAACGAGGCTGGCTATTGGTTGGTGCATCCGGACTCTGCGATGGAGTGGGGATTTATGTTTCCTGAGGGAGCGAACTTAAGCATGCAAAAGCTGCATCCTGCTTGTTGGCAGCAAATGTTCGGCACAGTCGTCGGGTATGGTGAAGGGGGAGGAGAGTGTTCTGTTTTGGAGGCGCATACCTATTGA
- the obgE gene encoding GTPase ObgE, with product MFYDEVKVNFKAGKGGDGCFSFRRAKYEPKGGPDGGDGGRGGDVYIEGDTNVADLTDFHFKPGWKAKNGEPGRGRDQHGANGADLILKLPVGTVVVDRDSGDPIAEVMEHGERVLLLEGGEGGKGNAQFKSSTNQAPRQFTLGKPAEEGDFRLIIKTIADVGLIGFPNAGKSTLLNMITNAHPKTGAYPFTTIFPTVGVLEYPEQYERITVADIPGLIEGASENRGLGHRFLKHVERCKVLIIMLDMEGTDGRDPLGDYKVLINELKLYMPGLARKPELICANKMDEPNAAENLKLFQKKVKEKVYPISCVSDEGFEDLKQAMLAEVLKLRALEEEEEDENSE from the coding sequence ATGTTTTACGACGAGGTCAAAGTTAATTTCAAGGCGGGTAAAGGAGGCGATGGCTGTTTCAGCTTCCGCCGTGCAAAGTATGAGCCCAAGGGAGGCCCCGACGGTGGCGACGGTGGTCGCGGCGGCGACGTCTATATTGAGGGCGATACCAATGTGGCAGATCTTACAGATTTTCACTTCAAACCAGGCTGGAAAGCCAAGAATGGCGAGCCTGGTCGCGGGCGTGATCAGCACGGTGCCAATGGGGCCGACTTGATTTTAAAGCTTCCTGTGGGCACGGTGGTGGTCGATCGTGATTCGGGTGATCCCATTGCTGAAGTGATGGAGCACGGTGAGCGCGTCTTACTGTTGGAAGGTGGCGAAGGTGGTAAGGGGAATGCCCAGTTTAAGTCTTCGACGAATCAAGCCCCGCGTCAGTTCACATTGGGCAAGCCTGCTGAAGAGGGCGATTTTCGTCTCATTATAAAGACGATTGCCGACGTCGGCCTGATCGGTTTTCCCAATGCGGGCAAGTCAACCTTGCTCAACATGATTACCAATGCGCATCCGAAGACCGGCGCCTATCCTTTTACGACTATTTTCCCAACTGTTGGCGTGCTGGAGTATCCAGAGCAATATGAGCGTATCACGGTGGCGGATATTCCAGGCTTGATTGAAGGTGCCAGTGAGAATCGGGGCTTGGGGCATCGCTTTCTTAAGCATGTGGAACGCTGTAAAGTGTTGATCATTATGCTCGACATGGAAGGCACGGACGGCCGCGATCCTTTGGGCGACTACAAGGTCTTAATTAACGAACTGAAGCTCTACATGCCCGGACTGGCGCGTAAGCCAGAATTGATTTGTGCCAATAAAATGGATGAGCCCAATGCGGCGGAGAATTTGAAGCTATTTCAGAAGAAGGTGAAGGAAAAGGTCTACCCGATCTCCTGTGTTTCTGACGAAGGTTTTGAAGACTTAAAGCAGGCTATGTTGGCGGAGGTGCTCAAGTTGCGTGCCCTTGAAGAAGAGGAAGAAGACGAGAATAGTGAGTGA